A single genomic interval of Armigeres subalbatus isolate Guangzhou_Male chromosome 1, GZ_Asu_2, whole genome shotgun sequence harbors:
- the LOC134219128 gene encoding uncharacterized protein K02A2.6-like, which produces MSSSSRIKPFDVTIEASRLPIEWETCKFDLESFFVAQRIETQFEKRAQKAYLSGPELQGLLRHLPGVEKVPHVAIDPPYYDVAVQCLDDYFEPFRRKTFERHLFHQISQNSGERFTEFVMRLRKQISRCCYDASLIEELIADRITQGCSSEELRTKLLQKDRNLEEIIALGTSLAESTQKSTDLSRHPTLRKDQQEINIVRHTYRGYSEDQRNFRPEMRGKRGFQPRFPRNHSNDRFICYSCGKRGHIQGSGDCPAKTTKCASCGRTGHWAKRCYSRRPAAKRGQELLATSDEPKPKRIRAVVEESEKDRAQYIFYAMGRNVFVFKVGGVEIPMTIDSGADANIINQDTWNQMKEAGVNVVNMSSETDRNLIAYATEQPMVIKGMFQAEIEAGGNKDFAKFYVVEDGQQCLLGDKTAKNLKVLKVGFDVGAVTDKKDEHFPKFRNVIVEIPIDADVQPVQQPYRRPPIALEKQIEEKLHSLLQQDIIERVKGPSPWVSPMVPVTKDSGEIRLCIDMRQANRAVLRETHPLPLIDELLSSMNGAVCFSKIDIKDAYHQVEISEKSRPITTFITKQGLFRYKRLMFGVSCAPELFQKVMESVVAGLDGIIVYLDDAIVHGRTQTEHDERLKAVQDRLTEYGVLLNDKKCVYNVRSLEVLGHVLSTDGIRPTESRIDAIKKFREPQNVAELRSFLGLVCYVGRFIPDLASRTDSLRQLLRTGVRFEWAEQEKTDFKALKDTISKIEYLGFFNPKDHTKLITDASPTGLGAVLLQEDSDGRTRVIAYASKALTDVEKKYFQTEREALSLVWGVEKFKLYLQGIKFSLLTDCKALEFLFSPRSRPCARIERWVLRLQAFNYNVEHIPGAANIADALSRLTVHPAEQYDSDAQEYVRCVAEKAVPVALTFTEITQGTLEDADIQAAIKALEIGRFDDIPKEYKPYESELCSVDGVLLRGNRLVIPKTLRNRVIELAHEAHPGIAAMKRRLRQKVWWPLLDKSVENCVKQCKLCTMVSSLGVPEPLHRTKMPMMPWIDIAVDFMGPLPSGHNLLVLVDYFSRFTEAIVMKQITAKRTIQALHESFCRFGVPETIKADNGPQFISDELAAYCREYGIQLRKTTPYWPQANGEVERANKTILKHLKISQESGSVDWVWDLRSFLLMYNSTPHATTGEAPSSLMFGRVLRDKLPSMDHRRFRMNAEEIRDRDWSKKLKDAEYSDTRRHAKLSELKEGDVVVAKRMHKSNKLSTTFGPEEFEIIKMNGSDATLRSTESKRIVHRNVAHLKPLLSKTPLEDHETMAKSRDTNQPGSTLDSRSEQRPMRSLRAPTYLKDYQTKAVYDY; this is translated from the exons ATGAGTAGCTCGAGTCGAATCAAACCGTTTGACGTCACGATTGAAGCAAGTCGTTTACCGATAGAATGGGAGACGTGTAAATTTGACCTGGAATCATTTTTTGTGGCTCAAAGAATCGAAACACAATTTGAGAAACGTGCACAGAAGGCTTATCTTAGTGGACCTGAATTACAAGGATTATTGAGACATCTTCCGGGAGTCGAAAAGGTGCCACATGTTGCAATTGACCCCCCGTATTACGACGTGGCTGTCCAATGCCTTGATGACTATTTTGAGCCTTTCCGACGCAAAACTTTTGAACGCCACTTGTTCCACCAAATCAGCCAAAACTCAGGAGAACGTTTCACTGAATTTGTGATGCGTCTCCGGAAGCAGATTTCAAGATGCTGTTATGATGCTTCGTTGATCGAAGAGCTTATCGCTGACCGGATAACGCAAGGATGTAGCTCGGAGGAATTGAGAactaaattacttcagaaagacaggaatttggaggaaatcaTCGCATTGGGAACGAGTTTGGCGGAGTCTACTCAGAAATCCACAGACCTGAGCCGACATCCTACACTGAGGAAGGACCAGCAAGAGATAAACATAGTTCGTCATACCTATCGAGGGTATTCGGAGGATCAGCGCAATTTTAGGCCGGAAATGCGAGGCAAGAGAGGTTTCCAACCAAGGTTCCCGCGGAACCACTCGAATGATCGGTTCATCTGTTACAGTTGCGGCAAACGAGGACATATTCAAGGAAGTGGTGATTGTCCCGCAAAAACAACTAAATGTGCTAGTTGCGGCAGAACTGGCCATTGGGCCAAACGGTGCTACAGTCGAAGACCAGCAGCGAAGCGAGGCCAAGAACTGTTGGCAACGTCCGATGAGCCTAAACCAAAACGAATCCGTGCAGTTGTCGAAGAATCAGAGAAGGATCGTGCACagtacattttttacgcgatgggGCGTAACGTGTTCGTATTTAAGGTAGGCGGAGTGGAAATACCGATGACCATTGACTCGGGTGCGGACGCCAATATCATCAATCAAGATACTTGGAATCAGATGAAGGAGGCAGGTGTGAACGTTGTAAACATGTCGTCGGAGACTGATAGAAATCTGATCGCGTACGCAACAGAGCAACCCATGGTTATTAAAGGAATGTTCCAGGCGGAAATTGAAGCGGGAGGAAACAAAGACTTCGCGAAGTTTTATGTTGTGGAAGACGGTCAACAATGTCTACTCGGCGATAAAACAGCGAAAAACCTGAAAGTTCTAAAGGTTGGCTTCGACGTTGGAGCAGTAACGGACAAAAAGGACGAACATTTTCCAAAGTTCCGTAATGTTATTGTTGAAATACCGATTGATGCAGATGTACAACCGGTACAACAACCCTATAGGCGTCCTCCGATTGCACTCGAAAAGCAGATAGAAGAAAAGCTACATTCGCTGCTTCAACAGGACATCATTGAGCGGGTGAAGGGACCATCTCCATGGGTCTCTCCGATGGTCCCAGTTACCAAAGACTCAGGAGAAATTCGATTATGTATCGACATGCGCCAGGCGAATAGAGCAGTTTTGAGGGAGACGCATCCTTTACCTTTGATTGATGAGTTACTGAGCTCGATGAACGGTGCAGTATGTTTCTCAAAGATCGACATTAAGGACGCCTACCATCAGGTGGAGATCTCTGAGAAGTCAAGGCCGATCACAACTTTTATCACCAAGCAGGGCCTGTTCAG GTACAAACGGTTAATGTTTGGGGTTAGTTGCGCACCAGAACTATTCCAGAAAGTGATGGAATCGGTGGTAGCAGGACTTGACGGGATAATTGTTTATCTAGATGATGCTATTGTTCACGGACGAACCCAAACAGAACACGACGAAAGGTTGAAAGCGGTTCAAGATAGGTTGACTGAGTACGGAGTTCTTTTGAATGATAAGAAATGCGTATATAATGTAAGGTCACTCGAGGTTCTGGGACACGTATTATCAACTGATGGTATTCGCCCAACGGAGAGTCGGATTGATGCAATTAAGAAGTTTAGAGAACCACAAAATGTGGCCGAGTTGAGAAGCTTCCTGGGATTGGTCTGTTATGTTGGCCGGTTTATCCCGGATCTGGCTTCAAGAACTGATTCCCTCAGGCAACTTCTTCGTACGGgagtacgatttgaatgggcaGAACAGGAAAAGACGGATTTTAAGGCACTTAAGGATACCATTTCTAAAATTGAGTATCTAGGATTCTTCAATCCCAAAGACCATACAAAACTTATTACGGATGCAAGTCCAACGGGACTCGGAGCAGTGCTACTCCAGGAGGATTCTGATGGAAGAACCAGAGTGATTGCATACGCCAGCAAGGCACTCACAGATGTTGAAAAGAAATACTTTCAGACGGAAAGAGAGGCGTTGTCACTTGTTTGGGGTGTAGAGAAGTTTAAACTATACTTGCAGGGTATAAAGTTCAGTTTACTGACTGATTGCAAAGCATTGGAGTTTTTGTTCAGTCCAAGATCTCGTCCGTGTGCTCGTATAGAACGATGGGTCTTAAGATTACAGGCTTTCAACTACAATGTCGAACACATACCAGGAGCAGCGAACATCGCGGATGCTCTTTCACGACTAACAGTTCATCCCGCGGAGCAATACGATTCTGACGCTCAAGAATATGTCCGTTGCGTAGCCGAAAAAGCGGTACCAGTTGCACTAACCTTCACAGAAATAACGCAAGGAACTCTGGAAGACGCGGACATTCAAGCGGCAATCAAGGCTCTTGAGATTGGACGATTCGATGACATTCCAAAAGAATATAAACCATATGAGTCTGAATTGTGCAGCGTGGACGGAGTTTTGCTCAGAGGTAACCGGTTAGTAATTCCAAAGACTCTAAGAAATCGAGTAATAGAACTGGCTCACGAAGCGCATCCGGGTATCGCTGCGATGAAGCGCAGGCTGCGGCAAAAGGTATGGTGGCCTTTGTTGGATAAAAGTGTAGAAAACTGTGTTAAACAGTGTAAACTATGCACAATGGTCTCTTCGTTGGGTGTTCCTGAACCGCTACATAGAACTAAGATGCCAATGATGCCATGGATTGACATCGCTGTGGATTTTATGGGTCCGTTACCGTCCGGTCACAACCTCCTGGTCCTCGTGGATTATTTTAGTAGATTCACAGAAGCCATAGTGATGAAGCAGATCACCGCTAAGCGTACCATCCAAGCACTTCATGAATCTTTTTGTAGATTCGGCGTTCCAGAAACAATCAAGGCGGATAACGGCCCCCAATTTATAAGTGATGAATTAGCAGCATACTGCCGAGAATATGGCATCCAGCTCCGTAAAACTACCCCTTATTGGCCGCAGGCAAACGGAGAGGTGGAGAGAGCGAATAAGACTATTCTGAAACACTTGAAAATAAGTCAGGAATCTGGAAGCGTGGATTGGGTTTGGGATTTACGTTCGTTTTTACTAATGTATAACTCTACACCGCATGCGACAACCGGGGAAGCGCCGTCCTCTCTCATGTTCGGAAGGGTTTTACGTGACAAGCTTCCAAGTATGGACCACAGAAGGTTTCGAATGAACGCAGAGGAGATTCGGGACAGAGATTGGTCGAAAAAACTGAAAGATGCGGAATACAGTGACACTCGCCGTCATGCAAAGCTTTCCGAACTCAAAGAGGGAGATGTAGTTGTCGCAAAGCGAATGCATAAGAGCAACAAATTATCAACGACTTTTGGTCCGGAAGAGTTCGAGATCATCAAAATGAATGGTTCGGATGCAACACTGCGGTCAACTGAATCAAAACGCATCGTCCACCGCAACGTAGCTCATCTGAAGCCGCTGCTGAGTAAAACGCCACTTGAAGATCACGAGACAATGGCGAAATCTAGGGATACGAACCAACCAGGATCAACTTTAGATTCAAGGTCGGAACAGCGGCCAATGCGATCACTACGCGCCCCCACATATTTGAAGGACTATCAAACTAAAGCTGTTTATGACTATTGA
- the LOC134207697 gene encoding 46 kDa FK506-binding nuclear protein produces MFWGLVLKANKKYSQTVQKAFHLSQAVLDLTKCGDGDVQVMLSTEDSTYLLCVLGKKIPQVALDLNFDEGDQISLSTKGEGVVHLTGYLVPSEEDFFGDDDDEEADEEQEVEASPAKGKGKERVAKKVAQKVNAKEVQLAADEEEDEMDETFELPKDAKKKAGAEDDEEDSDDDDDDEDDEDDEDEEMEDSKLEAELDSDDEDDDDDDEDDDDDDDEDDSEDEQPKAKVAKVEKSASKQNGVENGKASSKELKKESQQQESKTRTLQGGLVVEDLKVGNGPEAKPGKKIAVFYEGRLKKNNKVFDSTNKGPGFKFALGRGEVIKGWDLGVSGMKVGGKRRLTVPHQLAYGTRGSPPVIPPNSTLVFDVELKNVF; encoded by the exons ATGTTCTGGG GACTCGTACTGAAAGCTAACAAAAAATACTCCCAGACGGTGCAGAAGGCATTCCACCTGAGCCAGGCGGTGCTGGACCTCACGAAATGCGGTGACGGCGATGTCCAGGTTATGTTATCGACCGAGGACAGCACTTATCTGCTGTGCGTTTTGGGGAAGAAGATCCCGCAGGTCGCGTTAGATCTGAACTTTGACGAAGGTGACCAGATCAGCCTCAGCACCAAGGGCGAGGGAGTGGTCCATCTGACCGGATATTTGGTGCCCAGCGAGGAGGATTTCTTcggcgacgatgacgacgaggaAGCGGATGAGGAACAGGAGGTGGAAGCTTCCCCCGCAAAGGGGAAGGGCAAG GAACGTGTTGCCAAGAAAGTAGCTCAGAAGGTGAACGCCAAGGAAGTTCAACTGGCAGCAGATGAAGAGGAGGACGAGATGGACGAGACGTTCGAGCTACCCAAGGATGCTAAAAAGAAGGCCGGTGCTGAGGATGATGAGGAAGACTCggacgacgatgatgacgatgaagaTGACGAAGACGACGAGGACGAGGAAATGGAAGACAGCAAATTAGAAGCCGAATTGGATAGCGACGACgaagatgatgatgacgacgatgaggatgatgacgatgacgacgacgaggaCGATTCCGAAGATGAACAACCCAAAGCTAAGGTTGCCAAGGTGGAAAAGAGTGCCTCCAAGCAGAATGGCGTTGAGAATGGTAAAGCCTCGTCGAAGGAACTGAAGAAGGAAAGCCAACAGCAGGAGTCGAAAACTCGCACACTGCAAGGTGGGCTGGTCGTCGAAGATCTCAAGGTCGGCAACGGCCCAGAAGCCAAGCCCGGTAAAAAGATTGCCGTGTTCTACGAGGGTCGATTGAAGAAAAACAACAAGGTCTTCGATTCCACCAACAAGGGACCCGGTTTCAAGTTTGCGCTGGGTCGCGGTGAAGTCATCAAGGGATGGGACTTGGGAGTGTCCGGCATGAAGGTCGGAGGTAAACGACGACTGACGGTGCCGCACCAGCTGGCGTACGGAACCCGAGGAAGCCCGCCGGTGATCCCACCCAACAGCACGCTGGTCTTCGATGTGGAGCTGAAAAACGTCTTCTAA